A genomic segment from Lutibacter sp. A80 encodes:
- a CDS encoding cold-shock protein — translation MSKGTVKFFNETKGFGFITEEGSNKEHFVHISGLIDEIREGDEVEFDLQEGKKGLNAVNVKVI, via the coding sequence ATGAGTAAAGGAACAGTAAAATTCTTCAATGAAACTAAAGGTTTCGGATTTATTACAGAAGAAGGTTCAAACAAAGAACATTTTGTTCACATTTCTGGATTAATTGACGAGATTCGTGAAGGCGATGAAGTTGAATTTGATTTACAGGAAGGTAAAAAAGGATTAAACGCAGTAAATGTAAAAGTAATTTAA
- a CDS encoding pentapeptide repeat-containing protein, whose product MNTNYIDSQTFKGKDYTSNNFIKGEYDNCTFINCNFSSLHLANNEFLECEFFNCNFSNSNIKNVAFKDVIFDTCKLVGLNFSECNPFLLAITFNNCQLNLASFYQLKLKNTKFTNCNLQETDFVDAEIPNSVFKNCDLNKAIFENTDLQKADFRTSYNYSINPEINTIKNAKFSLNGITGLLEKYNLTIE is encoded by the coding sequence ATGAATACTAATTATATAGATAGTCAAACTTTTAAAGGAAAAGACTATACTTCTAACAACTTTATAAAAGGAGAATACGATAATTGTACTTTTATTAACTGCAATTTTTCATCCTTACACCTTGCTAATAACGAATTTTTAGAATGTGAATTTTTTAACTGTAATTTCAGTAATTCTAATATAAAAAATGTTGCTTTTAAAGATGTTATTTTTGATACTTGTAAATTAGTTGGTTTAAATTTTAGCGAGTGTAATCCTTTTTTACTTGCTATTACTTTTAATAATTGCCAATTAAATTTAGCTTCATTCTATCAATTAAAACTAAAAAACACCAAATTCACCAACTGTAATTTACAAGAAACCGATTTTGTAGATGCAGAAATACCAAATTCAGTATTCAAAAACTGTGATTTAAATAAAGCTATTTTTGAAAATACAGATTTACAAAAAGCCGATTTTAGAACCTCTTATAATTATTCTATAAATCCAGAAATTAATACTATTAAAAATGCTAAATTTTCTTTAAACGGAATTACCGGTTTATTAGAAAAATATAACCTTACAATTGAATAA
- a CDS encoding class I SAM-dependent methyltransferase, with product MATSHFDKKAENWDNNPEKIKRASVFAEEIIKFIKPSKKTKALEFGCGTGLLSFQLQNYFKEITLVDTSEGMLNVLKEKIKQLKITNFKPLKINILKNFNTVSKIDVIYTLMTMHHIKNIDKTIQVFNLILNKNGYLCIADLVEEDGTFHNSSPDFDGHNGFKKENLTATLLKNGFKTIHYSVCYEIKKNNKTYPLFLLIAEKI from the coding sequence ATGGCTACATCTCACTTCGATAAAAAAGCTGAAAATTGGGACAATAATCCTGAAAAAATAAAAAGAGCTTCTGTTTTTGCTGAAGAAATAATTAAATTTATTAAACCTTCTAAAAAAACTAAAGCATTAGAATTTGGTTGTGGAACTGGTTTATTAAGTTTTCAATTACAAAATTATTTTAAAGAAATTACCCTTGTTGACACTTCTGAAGGGATGCTAAATGTTTTAAAAGAAAAAATTAAACAATTAAAAATTACAAACTTTAAACCTCTTAAAATCAATATTTTAAAAAACTTTAATACTGTTTCAAAAATTGATGTTATCTACACATTAATGACTATGCATCATATTAAAAATATTGATAAAACTATACAGGTATTTAACCTTATATTAAACAAAAATGGTTATTTGTGTATAGCCGATTTAGTTGAAGAAGATGGAACATTTCACAATTCATCACCCGATTTTGATGGACACAATGGTTTTAAAAAAGAAAATTTAACGGCAACGCTTTTAAAAAATGGATTTAAAACAATCCACTACTCAGTATGTTATGAAATTAAAAAAAACAATAAAACATATCCCCTTTTTCTATTAATTGCTGAAAAAATATAA
- a CDS encoding MBL fold metallo-hydrolase, translating to MKITFLGTGTSQGIPVINSKHPVCLSTDKRDKRLRVSIIVEWNNYKYIVDCGPDFRYQMLRANVNAINGVLFTHEHSDHTAGLDDIRPYSFQMGGVPIYAKQRVLTNLAKRFDYIFIDENKYPGAPSVHQNVIANKPFLLGDLQVIPIEVYHGKLKIYGYRFKNLAYLTDVKTIEDSEKEKLKNLDVLIINAIRHKPHHSHLNLEEALTLIKELKPKKTYLTHISQDLGFHAEVEQTLPENVFLAYDELVIEVD from the coding sequence TTGAAGATTACTTTTTTAGGAACAGGTACATCACAAGGTATTCCTGTAATAAATTCTAAACATCCTGTTTGTTTATCAACAGATAAAAGAGATAAGCGTTTGCGTGTTTCTATTATTGTAGAATGGAATAATTATAAATATATAGTAGATTGTGGGCCAGATTTTAGATACCAAATGTTACGTGCAAATGTAAATGCTATAAATGGTGTATTATTTACTCATGAACATTCGGATCATACTGCTGGTTTAGACGATATACGTCCATATAGTTTTCAAATGGGAGGTGTTCCAATCTATGCTAAACAACGTGTTCTAACTAATTTAGCAAAACGGTTTGATTACATTTTTATAGATGAAAATAAATATCCGGGTGCACCTAGTGTACATCAAAATGTAATTGCTAATAAACCTTTTTTATTGGGTGATTTACAAGTAATTCCTATTGAAGTTTATCACGGTAAATTAAAAATTTACGGATATAGGTTTAAAAATTTAGCTTATTTAACTGATGTTAAAACCATTGAAGATTCTGAAAAAGAAAAATTAAAGAATTTAGATGTGTTAATTATTAATGCTATTCGCCATAAACCACATCATTCTCATTTAAATTTAGAGGAAGCTTTAACATTAATTAAAGAATTAAAACCTAAAAAAACATATTTAACACATATAAGTCAAGATTTAGGTTTTCATGCAGAAGTTGAACAAACATTACCTGAAAATGTGTTTTTAGCGTATGATGAACTTGTTATTGAAGTTGATTAA
- a CDS encoding Re/Si-specific NAD(P)(+) transhydrogenase subunit alpha: MKIGILKETQKSEKRVSISPNIAKQLIALGFDVLIEEDAGFASAYKNSDYQNVGVKVEKKEVVFKEAKILIKINPFTLEDLKLIDKSHILMSQLYHKSNEELIKAIAATGATAFSMDAMPRISRAQDMDVLSSQSNLAGYKAVIVGANEMTKIFPLMMTAAGTITPARVLIYGVGVAGLQAIATAKRLGAVVEATDIRMETKEQTESLGAKFISVDNTGEEKSEGGYAKTASEDYARKQKEAVNKSLFKADLVITTAMVPGRKSPVLISEEQVKQMKNGAVIIDLAAVQGGNCEISEMDKTIIKHGVKVIGSSISPISVSTNASDLYAKNMFNFLKHLTDDKNEFKWELDEEITDETLIIQEGKIRKN, translated from the coding sequence ATGAAAATAGGCATATTAAAAGAGACTCAGAAAAGTGAAAAAAGAGTATCTATTTCACCAAATATTGCTAAACAACTTATTGCCCTCGGATTTGATGTTTTAATAGAAGAAGATGCCGGATTTGCATCAGCTTATAAAAATTCAGATTATCAAAATGTTGGCGTAAAAGTCGAAAAAAAAGAAGTTGTTTTTAAAGAAGCTAAAATTTTAATTAAAATTAATCCTTTTACATTAGAAGATTTAAAGCTAATTGATAAATCTCATATTTTAATGAGTCAATTATACCATAAATCTAATGAGGAACTAATAAAAGCTATTGCAGCTACTGGTGCAACTGCTTTTTCTATGGATGCTATGCCTCGTATTTCGAGAGCACAAGATATGGATGTTTTAAGCTCTCAAAGCAATCTTGCAGGGTACAAAGCAGTTATTGTAGGTGCAAATGAGATGACTAAAATATTTCCTTTAATGATGACTGCAGCAGGAACTATTACTCCTGCAAGAGTGTTAATTTACGGTGTTGGTGTTGCAGGATTACAAGCAATTGCAACAGCTAAAAGATTAGGAGCTGTTGTTGAAGCTACAGATATTAGAATGGAAACAAAAGAACAAACAGAATCTCTTGGTGCTAAATTTATTTCTGTTGACAATACTGGTGAAGAAAAATCTGAAGGTGGTTACGCTAAAACTGCTTCTGAAGATTATGCCCGAAAACAAAAAGAAGCCGTTAACAAATCTTTATTTAAAGCAGATTTAGTAATTACAACTGCTATGGTTCCTGGTAGAAAATCTCCTGTTTTAATTTCTGAAGAACAAGTAAAACAAATGAAAAATGGGGCTGTTATTATAGATTTAGCTGCAGTACAAGGCGGTAACTGTGAAATAAGTGAAATGGATAAAACCATAATTAAACACGGTGTTAAAGTAATTGGAAGCTCAATCTCTCCAATTAGTGTTTCAACAAATGCAAGTGATTTGTATGCTAAAAACATGTTTAATTTCTTAAAACATTTAACTGATGATAAAAATGAATTTAAATGGGAATTAGATGAAGAAATAACAGATGAAACTTTAATTATACAAGAAGGAAAAATCAGAAAAAACTAA
- a CDS encoding NAD(P) transhydrogenase subunit alpha, which translates to MDNLIEFINSNLQLLYILILAVFIGVELIKNVPTVLHTPLMSGANALSGVVIVGAILVMLQADPTNYIALAFGFVAIVLGIINVVGGFAVTDRMLQMFKKKK; encoded by the coding sequence ATGGATAATTTAATAGAATTTATTAATAGTAACCTACAACTTTTATACATTTTAATACTAGCTGTATTTATTGGGGTAGAGTTAATTAAAAATGTTCCAACAGTTTTACATACACCTTTAATGTCAGGTGCTAATGCTCTTTCAGGAGTTGTAATTGTAGGTGCAATTTTAGTAATGCTACAAGCTGATCCAACAAACTATATAGCCTTAGCTTTTGGATTTGTTGCTATAGTATTAGGAATAATAAATGTTGTTGGTGGATTTGCAGTTACCGACAGAATGTTACAAATGTTTAAAAAGAAAAAATAA
- a CDS encoding NAD(P)(+) transhydrogenase (Re/Si-specific) subunit beta, producing the protein MNIALGIIYLITTVTFVIGLKMLGHPETAKKGNLLSGAGMVIAILATLYLHDFEVPALNYILIWTALIIGAVIGYLIAIKVEMTKMPELVSLFNGFGGASATLIGLVEFSKNIGVEDSMKASSAIVTTIIAAIIIGSITFTGSLVAWAKLNGSLKDIRLPKYNLINNLLFLALIAFGAYIVLVNTDSLILMYTLLVASLIYGYLFVIPIGGADMPVVISLLNSLTGIAAAITGILYGNMVMLVGGILVGSAGLILTFAMCKAMNRSLGSVIFGAFGGGAAAAAGTVSKTGGNIKKTSASDSAVMLNYSSNVIIVPGYGLAVAQAQHVIHELEEILTEKGVNVKYAIHPVAGRMPGHMNVLLAESNVDYDKLVEMDAINPQFPNTDVVLVVGANDVVNPAAHNDPSSPIYGMPILDVENAKHIIVNKRSMNAGYAGIENELFFNQKTSMLFGDAKAALTELVAELKNM; encoded by the coding sequence ATGAATATCGCTTTAGGAATTATATATTTAATAACAACAGTAACTTTTGTTATTGGTTTAAAAATGTTAGGTCATCCAGAAACAGCAAAAAAAGGAAATCTTTTATCTGGTGCTGGTATGGTTATAGCTATTCTTGCTACATTATATTTACACGATTTTGAAGTTCCTGCTTTAAATTATATTTTAATATGGACAGCTTTAATTATTGGTGCAGTAATAGGATATCTTATTGCCATAAAAGTTGAAATGACTAAAATGCCAGAACTTGTTTCTTTATTTAATGGTTTTGGTGGTGCAAGTGCAACCTTAATAGGATTGGTAGAATTTAGCAAAAATATTGGTGTAGAAGATTCTATGAAAGCTTCATCTGCCATAGTAACAACTATTATTGCAGCAATAATAATAGGAAGTATTACTTTTACCGGAAGTTTAGTTGCTTGGGCAAAGTTAAACGGTTCGTTAAAAGATATTCGTTTACCAAAATACAACCTCATAAATAATTTATTATTTTTAGCTTTAATTGCTTTTGGAGCTTATATAGTATTAGTAAATACAGATAGTCTTATACTAATGTATACACTATTAGTAGCTTCTTTAATTTATGGTTACTTATTTGTAATTCCAATTGGAGGAGCAGATATGCCTGTTGTAATTTCATTATTAAACTCTTTAACAGGTATTGCTGCTGCTATTACAGGTATTTTATATGGTAATATGGTTATGTTAGTTGGTGGTATTTTAGTTGGTTCTGCTGGATTAATATTAACATTTGCTATGTGTAAAGCTATGAATAGATCTTTAGGGAGTGTTATTTTTGGTGCTTTTGGAGGTGGTGCCGCTGCTGCTGCAGGTACTGTAAGTAAAACTGGTGGAAACATTAAAAAAACAAGTGCTAGTGATTCTGCAGTTATGCTAAACTATTCTTCAAATGTAATAATTGTTCCTGGTTACGGATTAGCTGTTGCACAAGCACAGCATGTAATTCACGAATTAGAAGAAATTTTAACTGAAAAAGGAGTAAATGTAAAATATGCAATTCACCCAGTTGCAGGTAGAATGCCTGGCCATATGAACGTGCTTTTAGCTGAAAGTAATGTAGATTATGATAAGCTGGTTGAAATGGATGCAATAAACCCTCAATTTCCAAATACTGATGTAGTATTAGTTGTTGGTGCAAATGATGTTGTAAACCCAGCTGCACACAACGATCCTTCAAGTCCAATTTACGGAATGCCTATTTTAGATGTTGAAAATGCAAAACATATAATTGTTAACAAAAGAAGTATGAATGCTGGTTATGCTGGAATTGAAAATGAACTATTCTTTAACCAAAAAACTTCTATGCTTTTTGGAGATGCAAAAGCAGCTTTAACTGAACTAGTTGCAGAATTAAAAAACATGTAA